One part of the Terrimicrobium sacchariphilum genome encodes these proteins:
- a CDS encoding HamA C-terminal domain-containing protein: protein MTNIISPHPEPFWEVRVHDLSIDPSLTGLCVGYEMEKWRADQLAEHMMEWLPDFALSSSERAGVHSGNMVRLMREAARKIYKSEKFKSRGEFGELFLHAAIRTVFGSVPAISKIYYKTSANDTVKGFDAVHVVGPPDCMELWIGEVKFYKNINSAIRDVVSEIESHTQRDYLKDEFLWIKGKLDERDPHAQQLKKLLSPNVSLDTVFKRACIPVLLTYESDCVGRHTACSDEYIQGFEEEVIKNHSSFVAKMKAIEISPALNVRLFLLPIHLKNELIAALDRNLKSWQNK from the coding sequence ATGACGAATATCATCTCTCCTCATCCGGAACCGTTTTGGGAAGTGCGTGTTCATGATCTGTCCATCGACCCATCGTTGACCGGATTATGTGTTGGATACGAAATGGAAAAATGGCGGGCTGACCAGTTGGCTGAACATATGATGGAGTGGCTTCCTGATTTTGCGTTAAGTTCAAGTGAAAGGGCGGGGGTGCATTCAGGCAACATGGTGAGACTTATGCGGGAGGCTGCTCGAAAGATCTACAAATCTGAGAAATTCAAGAGCCGAGGAGAATTTGGGGAGCTATTTCTACATGCGGCAATTAGAACTGTATTTGGTTCAGTGCCTGCTATTTCGAAGATATACTATAAGACATCCGCGAATGATACTGTAAAGGGCTTCGATGCCGTCCATGTTGTTGGGCCGCCGGATTGCATGGAGCTTTGGATTGGGGAAGTAAAGTTCTATAAAAATATCAATTCCGCGATTCGCGATGTGGTTTCCGAGATTGAATCGCATACGCAGAGAGACTATCTAAAAGATGAGTTTCTTTGGATAAAGGGAAAGCTAGATGAAAGAGATCCTCATGCGCAACAATTGAAGAAACTTCTATCACCTAACGTCTCCCTCGATACCGTATTTAAGCGAGCTTGCATTCCCGTGCTTTTAACTTACGAAAGTGACTGTGTTGGTCGCCATACTGCGTGCAGTGACGAGTATATTCAAGGGTTTGAAGAGGAGGTTATTAAAAACCATTCATCATTTGTGGCAAAAATGAAGGCTATTGAGATTTCGCCAGCGCTTAATGTTCGTCTTTTCCTTTTGCCTATTCACTTGAAAAATGAGCTTATCGCCGCTCTCGATAGGAACCTGAAGTCTTGGCAGAACAAATGA
- a CDS encoding DEAD/DEAH box helicase yields MKKEEIRLILSHGEGVEERAFEILQGIARYVNDEEGEEIGRDLVLRALERRVEFGGFSEVLDGLTREVGLFPYLDQEELSLKDSLAYEFHRPDESSDFVFHRVQAQVFRRLIDGENVILSAPTSFGKSRVIDSIISAKEFQNIVILVPSIALIDETRRRLVSFSPSYKIVSQLSQRPDKRNIFVFTAERLNAYEELPPIDFFVIDEFYKIGAISDRDQARFVALNQAFYRLSKSRGQFYLLGPSVKAIPDGIEAKLPCYFFPTRFSTVASDVVEVYNWDNDLDELLKLCSEIDEPTLIFCKSPARVNEVARALVEKEIVSDGRKMGDAARWISENFHPKWIYPLAITHGVGLHHGRLPRSLGQLSVRAFNENKIKFLICTSTLIEGVNTCAKNVIIFDNVINKVPVDFFTFNNIRGRCGRMFEHFVGRVYLFHPPPQEELPYVDFPAITQGAEVPESLLIQMEREDLSSESDGRVDEIYRQTILPIEVIRKNSTLDPLAQIELAKELSGLKRSEASLFWWKRFPDYDGLLVVARLLWKYFVAGRKHGVSSPEQLTLKLWKLKSSPGIKGRILEELRPGKYQAASPDEAVERVFSFDRNWAGFEFPRLLMAVSRIQQHIFDARFGVSGNYALFAARCEQLFRNPALVALEEYGLPIQLGERIAESINLSEDLDVAIKQVKEFDPAGYGFDRFEVDLLKEVQRGV; encoded by the coding sequence ATGAAAAAGGAAGAAATTCGGCTTATTTTATCTCATGGAGAAGGGGTTGAGGAGCGGGCGTTTGAGATTTTGCAAGGGATCGCGAGGTATGTTAATGATGAGGAAGGCGAAGAAATTGGAAGGGATCTTGTCCTTAGAGCCTTGGAGCGGCGTGTCGAATTTGGCGGATTCTCTGAGGTTCTTGATGGGCTTACGAGAGAGGTTGGTTTGTTTCCTTATCTGGACCAAGAGGAGTTGTCGTTAAAGGATTCGTTGGCATATGAATTTCATAGACCAGACGAGAGTTCTGATTTCGTCTTTCATCGAGTGCAGGCTCAGGTATTCAGGCGGTTAATCGATGGGGAAAATGTAATTTTGAGCGCACCGACAAGCTTTGGGAAGAGCCGTGTCATTGATTCTATTATTTCTGCTAAAGAATTTCAAAATATTGTGATTCTCGTTCCGTCTATCGCGTTAATTGATGAGACTAGGCGTAGGTTGGTTTCGTTCTCTCCCTCCTATAAAATAGTTTCTCAGTTGTCTCAGAGGCCGGATAAGAGGAATATTTTCGTATTCACTGCTGAAAGGTTAAATGCGTACGAGGAATTGCCGCCTATAGATTTTTTTGTAATTGATGAGTTTTATAAAATCGGAGCAATCAGCGATAGGGATCAGGCGCGATTTGTGGCCTTAAACCAAGCCTTCTATCGTTTGAGTAAGAGTCGAGGGCAGTTCTATCTTCTTGGTCCCAGCGTTAAAGCTATACCGGATGGAATTGAAGCTAAGCTTCCATGCTATTTTTTCCCGACAAGATTCTCGACTGTGGCCAGTGATGTTGTCGAAGTTTACAACTGGGATAATGATCTGGATGAGCTTCTGAAATTGTGTTCTGAAATTGATGAACCTACATTGATTTTTTGCAAATCTCCGGCCCGTGTTAACGAGGTTGCGCGGGCGTTGGTGGAAAAGGAAATTGTCTCCGATGGTCGGAAGATGGGAGATGCGGCGCGCTGGATTTCCGAGAATTTTCATCCAAAATGGATTTATCCTCTAGCGATAACGCACGGCGTTGGTTTGCATCATGGGCGGCTGCCTCGATCCTTGGGGCAGTTGAGTGTTAGGGCTTTTAATGAAAACAAAATAAAATTCCTAATTTGTACGTCCACTCTTATCGAGGGTGTTAATACATGTGCAAAAAATGTAATAATATTTGATAATGTAATTAATAAAGTTCCTGTGGACTTCTTTACATTCAATAATATTAGGGGGAGATGCGGGCGGATGTTTGAGCATTTTGTTGGTCGCGTCTACCTTTTTCATCCTCCACCTCAGGAGGAGTTGCCCTATGTTGATTTTCCAGCAATAACGCAGGGGGCGGAGGTTCCTGAAAGCCTTCTCATTCAGATGGAGCGAGAGGATCTGAGCTCTGAATCTGACGGCAGGGTTGATGAGATATATCGACAGACCATTCTTCCAATTGAGGTAATCAGAAAAAATTCTACACTTGATCCCTTGGCGCAAATTGAATTAGCCAAAGAGCTTTCGGGGCTCAAGAGGTCGGAGGCTTCGTTGTTCTGGTGGAAGAGATTTCCAGATTACGACGGACTACTAGTGGTGGCGCGGCTATTGTGGAAGTATTTTGTGGCTGGCAGGAAGCACGGCGTTTCATCTCCAGAGCAATTGACGTTAAAGTTATGGAAATTGAAATCTTCTCCCGGAATAAAAGGTCGGATTCTCGAAGAGCTGCGCCCTGGAAAGTATCAGGCGGCCTCCCCTGATGAGGCTGTGGAGCGAGTGTTTTCCTTTGATCGCAACTGGGCGGGATTTGAGTTTCCTAGGCTTTTAATGGCAGTTTCGCGAATACAGCAGCATATTTTTGATGCGAGATTCGGAGTTAGTGGAAATTACGCTCTTTTTGCGGCGAGATGTGAACAGCTATTTCGAAATCCCGCACTAGTTGCTCTTGAGGAATACGGGTTGCCTATCCAATTGGGGGAACGAATCGCTGAGAGCATAAATCTTAGTGAGGATTTAGATGTGGCGATTAAGCAAGTTAAAGAATTTGACCCTGCGGGTTATGGGTTTGATCGGTTTGAGGTTGATCTTTTAAAAGAGGTTCAGAGAGGAGTTTGA
- a CDS encoding cellulase family glycosylhydrolase: MKTIPRVDFSRLRVSVRHIAIACSAILPGLCSSGQAQILADFTDGNTSALVDGYPGATGSGWASGWTSNKTSSANVTLTNSASSASPLAGGGNYLSVQVSNASTASDYGGAVTRTFDSAVVDPSTPWDLYFDFRGDSVIPAVSADTNSDYAIFGSISNSAAQLDANTTWGLTIRTASGATRWRYYSGSTLVDTGITYTTGTVYRVGVFVDPQAKTYSFMINDGATVYESPTGIPFRNASVGVNKVFFSAKDDKDHTGSVNFSLDHVRIEASGPILAEGFPEPIVPNINGAALHTNTYIDFTSTANDPAMNQYANAGYRFARFGVPWFDVERSAGSYNLTSPQSYIPGYQQLVEMLASKGIRPIIFVGLGNTVYGTDTTNGGIQTDAQRQGFHDYCKALAYAFRDFNPIFEIWNEPNLSGFWVPASNVDEYMALVPYAVSGLREGWHLGRESQNLPNPLVIAPGVANAWARGNFIDKCFDRGLLDLVDGVSIHPYSNYSSDPAKRVPEALASPISLLKTELAARGKPNFPIVLTEWGFSTDRNDYGVSTDTHAKFAVRQILMGYYTGLTINCVYSLDDARNVDDNTSDKHYGLFTTSGANFAKTLVAKPAVAKVAALNAALDGYRYVQKVSLGNTAPLNNAKDWCLVFWNPTALDADGTPGNAKAVLWTTETSNLTGPYQLAFDFRGDSVIPAVSADTNSNYAIFGSLVENASGLDANTTWGLGATYSGGALQWRYYNGSTLTTTGVTFVPGTVYHIVVNVDPAASTYSFTIAGGSTNYTSPTGIPFRATGTAQQRVFFGARDDKDHPGAMTFSVDNLAMQLSGGSTTPPVGPLASFSDGLTNAATDGFPGMAGNRWLTPWAQNSGSAANIAITSAITSTAPLNSGGQYLQINVSNSSTASDYAGAIARSFDTLIGVQKTSPDLKPLLGLDTSVTTPFSDDPVVVDLDGYTAP; this comes from the coding sequence ATGAAAACCATCCCCCGGGTTGATTTTTCACGCCTGCGCGTCAGCGTCCGGCATATCGCAATTGCCTGCTCCGCCATCCTGCCGGGCCTGTGTTCATCAGGCCAGGCGCAGATCCTCGCCGATTTCACGGATGGCAACACCAGCGCGCTCGTCGATGGCTATCCCGGCGCGACCGGCTCCGGTTGGGCCTCGGGATGGACGTCGAACAAAACCTCCTCCGCCAATGTCACGCTGACCAACTCCGCCTCCTCGGCCTCGCCGCTCGCGGGCGGCGGCAATTACCTCTCCGTGCAGGTGAGCAATGCCAGCACCGCCTCGGACTACGGCGGCGCGGTGACGCGCACCTTTGACTCCGCCGTGGTCGACCCCTCGACCCCGTGGGATTTGTACTTCGACTTCCGCGGCGACTCGGTCATTCCCGCCGTGAGCGCGGATACGAATAGCGACTACGCCATCTTTGGCAGTATCTCAAACTCCGCCGCCCAGCTTGATGCCAACACCACGTGGGGCCTCACGATTCGCACCGCCAGCGGCGCGACGCGGTGGCGCTACTACAGCGGCTCCACCCTCGTCGACACCGGCATCACCTACACCACGGGCACCGTCTACCGCGTGGGCGTTTTCGTCGATCCGCAGGCGAAGACGTATTCCTTCATGATCAATGACGGAGCCACCGTCTACGAAAGCCCGACCGGCATCCCCTTCCGCAATGCCTCCGTGGGCGTGAACAAAGTTTTCTTCTCCGCCAAGGACGACAAGGACCACACCGGCTCGGTGAATTTCTCCCTCGACCATGTGCGCATCGAGGCTTCCGGACCCATCCTGGCCGAGGGCTTCCCCGAGCCCATCGTGCCGAATATCAACGGCGCGGCCCTGCATACGAATACCTACATCGACTTCACCTCGACCGCCAATGACCCGGCGATGAACCAATACGCCAACGCGGGCTACCGCTTTGCGCGGTTTGGCGTGCCGTGGTTCGATGTCGAGCGCAGCGCGGGCAGTTACAATCTCACCTCCCCGCAGTCCTACATCCCCGGCTATCAGCAGCTCGTGGAAATGCTCGCGAGCAAGGGCATCCGCCCCATCATCTTCGTGGGACTCGGCAATACCGTGTACGGCACGGATACCACCAACGGCGGCATCCAGACCGATGCCCAGCGGCAGGGCTTTCACGACTACTGCAAGGCCCTCGCCTATGCCTTCCGCGATTTCAATCCCATCTTCGAGATCTGGAACGAGCCGAACCTGAGCGGCTTCTGGGTGCCCGCATCGAATGTCGATGAATACATGGCGCTCGTCCCCTACGCCGTCTCCGGCCTGCGCGAGGGCTGGCACCTCGGGCGGGAATCGCAGAACCTCCCGAATCCCCTCGTCATCGCCCCCGGCGTGGCCAATGCCTGGGCGCGCGGCAACTTCATCGACAAGTGCTTCGACCGCGGCCTGCTCGACCTCGTCGACGGCGTCTCGATCCACCCGTATTCCAACTACAGCTCCGATCCCGCCAAGCGCGTCCCCGAGGCCCTCGCCTCGCCCATCTCGCTGCTGAAGACGGAGCTCGCCGCCCGCGGCAAGCCCAACTTCCCCATCGTCCTCACGGAATGGGGCTTCTCGACGGACCGCAACGACTACGGCGTGAGCACCGACACGCATGCAAAGTTCGCCGTCCGCCAGATCCTCATGGGCTACTACACCGGGCTCACGATCAACTGCGTCTACTCGCTCGACGACGCCCGCAATGTCGATGACAACACGTCCGACAAACACTACGGGCTCTTCACCACCTCGGGGGCGAACTTTGCCAAGACCCTCGTGGCCAAGCCCGCCGTCGCCAAGGTCGCCGCGCTCAATGCCGCCCTCGACGGCTACCGCTACGTCCAGAAGGTCTCTCTCGGCAACACCGCCCCGCTGAACAACGCCAAGGACTGGTGCCTCGTCTTCTGGAACCCCACCGCGCTCGATGCCGACGGCACGCCCGGCAATGCCAAGGCCGTCCTCTGGACCACCGAGACCTCCAACCTCACGGGGCCGTACCAGCTCGCCTTCGACTTCCGCGGCGACTCCGTCATTCCCGCCGTGAGCGCGGATACGAATAGCAACTACGCCATCTTCGGCAGCCTGGTGGAAAACGCCTCCGGCCTCGATGCGAATACCACCTGGGGCCTCGGCGCGACCTACTCCGGCGGCGCGCTCCAGTGGCGGTACTACAATGGCTCCACCCTCACGACCACCGGCGTCACCTTCGTGCCCGGCACGGTCTACCACATCGTGGTCAATGTCGACCCGGCCGCGAGCACGTATTCCTTCACCATCGCGGGCGGCTCCACGAACTACACCAGCCCGACCGGCATCCCCTTCCGCGCCACCGGCACGGCGCAGCAGCGCGTCTTCTTCGGCGCCCGCGATGACAAGGACCACCCCGGCGCGATGACCTTCTCCGTGGATAACCTCGCCATGCAGCTCTCCGGCGGCTCGACCACCCCGCCTGTCGGCCCCCTCGCCAGCTTCTCCGACGGCCTTACCAATGCCGCCACCGACGGCTTTCCCGGCATGGCGGGCAATCGCTGGCTCACCCCCTGGGCGCAAAACTCCGGCTCCGCCGCCAATATCGCGATCACCAGCGCCATCACCTCGACGGCCCCTCTCAACAGCGGCGGCCAGTACCTGCAAATCAACGTCTCAAACTCCAGCACCGCAAGCGATTACGCCGGAGCCATCGCCCGTTCCTTCGACACCCTCATCGGTGTGCAAAAGACCTCCCCCGACCTCAAGCCCCTCCTCGGCCTCGACACCTCCGTCACCACCCCCTTCTCCGACGACCCGGTTGTGGTGGATCTGGATGGGTATACCGCGCCGTGA
- a CDS encoding glycosyl hydrolase family 28-related protein: MHNIRNLGAIGDGLADDSAAIQKVLDGGRKEVFIPAGVYRIAQTLKVDSFTKIVADPGARLFHCGETPHGAEDFLLTNRDPVFGNAEIQITGGTWDGNKTGRTNFKDPDLFNLKAFTGTVLNFRNVRDLKLSDLIVANSVVYFVRMCMLDGFEIRNIGFQSDVIENNQDGLHFNGWVRNGVVENIRALTKGQPNDDLIALNADDSMARLENTGMTCGPIENIVFRNLYAEDCHTAVRLLSYVSPIRNLRFENVVAGCRCFAINMDGARYCRTPLFRDEDFPQGVGRIENIEFRGLKVWWSTPGERKALIDGESRVENFLIRGFERDATRDQAPEVPTLWVEKTPGLPIKALAGERVVLDAVAGSEPVVVSEAFSELRLG; encoded by the coding sequence GTGCATAATATTCGGAATCTCGGGGCGATCGGGGATGGACTCGCAGACGACTCGGCAGCCATTCAGAAAGTGCTCGATGGAGGGCGGAAGGAGGTCTTCATTCCCGCCGGGGTGTACCGGATCGCGCAGACGCTGAAGGTCGATTCCTTCACGAAGATCGTGGCCGACCCCGGGGCGAGGCTTTTTCACTGCGGGGAGACTCCGCACGGGGCGGAGGATTTTCTCCTGACCAACCGCGACCCCGTCTTTGGCAACGCGGAGATTCAGATCACGGGCGGGACGTGGGACGGGAACAAGACGGGGCGGACGAATTTCAAGGACCCCGATCTTTTCAACCTGAAGGCCTTCACGGGAACGGTGCTGAATTTTCGCAACGTGCGCGACCTCAAGCTCAGCGACCTCATCGTGGCCAACAGCGTCGTGTACTTCGTGCGCATGTGCATGCTCGACGGGTTTGAGATCCGCAACATCGGATTCCAGAGCGACGTCATTGAGAACAACCAGGACGGGCTGCATTTCAACGGCTGGGTGCGCAATGGAGTGGTGGAAAACATTCGCGCGCTGACGAAGGGGCAGCCGAACGATGACCTGATTGCGCTGAACGCCGACGACAGCATGGCGCGGCTGGAGAATACCGGGATGACCTGCGGGCCGATCGAGAACATCGTCTTTCGCAATCTCTACGCGGAGGACTGCCACACGGCGGTGCGGCTGCTCAGCTACGTCTCGCCGATCCGCAACCTGCGCTTTGAGAACGTGGTGGCGGGCTGCCGGTGCTTTGCCATCAACATGGACGGGGCGCGGTATTGCCGCACCCCGCTCTTCCGCGACGAGGATTTCCCGCAGGGCGTCGGGCGGATCGAGAATATCGAGTTCCGCGGGCTGAAGGTCTGGTGGAGCACGCCGGGCGAGCGCAAGGCGCTGATCGATGGCGAGAGCCGGGTGGAGAATTTTTTGATCCGGGGCTTTGAGCGCGATGCCACGCGGGACCAGGCGCCGGAGGTGCCGACGCTGTGGGTGGAAAAGACGCCGGGGCTGCCGATCAAGGCTCTCGCGGGAGAGCGCGTCGTGTTGGATGCAGTGGCGGGCAGCGAGCCGGTGGTGGTGAGCGAGGCGTTTTCCGAGCTGAGGCTCGGCTAG
- a CDS encoding TetR/AcrR family transcriptional regulator, with protein sequence METEAACNLDPRVKRTREMLLRAFEELLGSKSLQAISVQDIAERSTLNRATFYDHYTDKFALFQDLIGEKFRSAFMARMAERPAQCPHGIRALIETVCDFLAGFPSRCQEFQRQAGPLIESTIRERLREFLVAGALRDCPARDRTNAELRATLAAWAICGAATEWQRQQTQSRDEFVDAVLPIVLPIMGIRSEGATASH encoded by the coding sequence ATGGAGACGGAAGCCGCCTGCAACCTCGACCCTCGCGTGAAGCGCACGCGGGAGATGCTGCTGCGCGCCTTTGAGGAGCTGCTTGGCTCAAAATCCCTGCAAGCCATTTCCGTGCAGGATATTGCGGAGCGCTCCACCCTGAACCGCGCGACCTTTTACGACCACTACACGGACAAGTTCGCGCTCTTTCAGGACCTCATCGGGGAGAAATTTCGCAGCGCCTTCATGGCCCGCATGGCGGAACGCCCGGCCCAGTGCCCGCATGGCATTCGCGCGCTCATCGAGACGGTCTGCGACTTTTTGGCGGGATTTCCGTCGCGCTGCCAGGAGTTCCAGCGTCAGGCCGGGCCGTTAATCGAATCCACCATCCGCGAACGCCTCCGCGAATTCCTCGTCGCCGGGGCGCTGCGAGATTGCCCCGCGCGCGACCGCACCAATGCCGAGCTGCGCGCCACCCTGGCCGCCTGGGCGATCTGCGGCGCGGCCACGGAATGGCAGCGCCAGCAAACGCAGAGCCGCGATGAATTCGTCGACGCCGTGCTCCCGATCGTCCTGCCCATCATGGGCATAAGGTCCGAGGGCGCGACGGCCTCGCACTAA
- a CDS encoding DUF5069 domain-containing protein, with translation MSTTLEYKDLTKEAPRSPRERLGGYILLARAIDKGRATLAGKNGEYHFDCPLDNYLFGFKEVKGADVKALLEKGATDEEIVAWFNTNGATKTPEEIAEFGKNVEGYRPYDDPEKRDWFVGEATKSGLDPAKVTLFDWLEVDDKQSYQS, from the coding sequence ATGAGCACGACACTGGAATACAAAGACCTGACGAAAGAAGCCCCGCGCAGCCCGCGTGAACGCCTGGGCGGCTACATCCTCCTCGCCCGCGCGATCGACAAGGGCCGCGCCACGCTGGCCGGGAAAAACGGCGAGTACCATTTCGACTGTCCGCTGGACAACTACCTCTTCGGCTTCAAGGAAGTGAAGGGCGCCGACGTCAAAGCCCTCCTCGAGAAGGGCGCGACAGATGAGGAGATCGTTGCGTGGTTCAATACCAACGGCGCGACGAAGACGCCCGAGGAGATCGCGGAGTTCGGCAAAAACGTCGAGGGCTATCGTCCCTACGACGACCCGGAGAAGCGCGATTGGTTCGTGGGCGAGGCGACGAAGTCCGGCCTCGATCCGGCGAAAGTCACCCTCTTCGACTGGCTCGAGGTGGACGACAAGCAGAGCTACCAGAGCTAA